The following are encoded in a window of Hevea brasiliensis isolate MT/VB/25A 57/8 unplaced genomic scaffold, ASM3005281v1 Scaf310, whole genome shotgun sequence genomic DNA:
- the LOC131177037 gene encoding cytochrome f — protein MSWRSERIWIELIAGSRKTSNFCWAFILFLGSLGFLLVGISSYLGRNLISLFPSQQIIFFPQGIVMSFYGIAGLFISSYLWCTILWNVGSGYDRFDRKEGIVCIFRWGFPGKNRRILLRFLMKDIQSIRIEVKEGIYARRVLYMEIRGRGSIPLTRTDENLTPREIEQKVAELAYFLRVPIEVMQTRKTFSWIKEEITRSISVSLMIYIITWASISNAYPIFAQQGYENPREATGRIVCANCHLANKPVDIEVPQAVLPDTVFEAVVRIPYNMQLKQVLANGKKGALNVGAVLILPEGFELAPPDRISPEMKEKMGNLSFQSYRPTKKNILVIGPVPGQKYSEITFPILSPDPAAKKDVHFLKYPIYVGGNRGRGQIYPDGSKSNNTVYNAIAAGIVSKIIRKEKGGYEITITNASEGRQVIDIIPPGPELLVSEGESIKLDQPLTSNPNVGGFGQGDAEIVLQDPLRVQGLLFFLASVILAQIFLVLKKKQFEKVQLSEMNF, from the exons ATGAGTTGGCGATCAGAACGTATATGGATAGAACTTATAGCGGGGTCTCGAAAAACAAGTAATTTCTGCTGGGCCTTTATACTTTTTTTAGGTTCATTGGGATTTTTATTGGTTGGAATTTCCAGCTATCTTGGCAGAAATTTGATATCTTTATTTCCGTCTCAGCAAATAATTTTTTTCCCACAAGGGATCGTGATGTCTTTCTATGGGATCGCCGGTCTATTTATTAGTTCTTATTTGTGGTGCACAATTTTGTGGAATGTAGGTAGTGGTTATGATCGATTCGATAGAAAAGAAGGAATAGTGTGTATTTTTCGCTGGGGATTTCCGGGAAAAAATCGTCGCATCTTACTACGATTCCTTATGAAAGATATTCAGTCTATTAGAATAGAAGTTAAAGAGGGTATTTATGCTCGGCGTGTCCTTTATATGGAAATCAGAGGCCGGGGGTCTATTCCTTTGACTCGTACTGATGAGAATTTGACTCCACGAGAAATTGAGCAAAAAGTAGCGGAATTGGCCTATTTTTTGCGTGTACCAATTGAAGT CATGCAAACCAGAAAGACCTTTTCTTGGATAAAGGAAGAGATTACTCGTTCCATTTCCGTATCGCTCATGATATATATAATAACTTGGGCATCCATTTCAAATGCATATCCCATTTTTGCACAGCAGGGTTATGAAAATCCACGGGAAGCAACTGGTCGTATTGTATGTGCCAATTGTCATTTAGCTAATAAACCCGTGGATATTGAGGTTCCACAAGCGGTACTTCCAGATACTGTATTTGAAGCAGTTGTTCGAATTCCTTATAATATGCAACTGAAACAAGTTCTTGCTAATGGTAAAAAGGGGGCTTTGAATGTGGGGGCTGTTCTTATTTTACCTGAGGGGTTTGAATTAGCCCCTCCCGATCGTATTTCGCCAGAGATGAAAGAAAAGATGGGAAATCTGTCTTTTCAGAGTTATCGCCCCACTAAAAAAAATATTCTTGTGATAGGTCCTGTTCCTGGTCAGAAATATAGTGAAATTACCTTTCCTATTCTTTCTCCGGACCCCGCCGCTAAGAAAGATGTTCACTTTTTAAAATATCCCATATATGTAGGCGGAAACAGGGGAAGGGGTCAGATTTATCCCGACGGGAGCAAGAGCAACAATACGGTTTATAATGCTATAGCAGCAGGTATAGTAAGCAAAATCATACGAAAAGAAAAAGGGGGGTACGAAATAACCATAACGAATGCGTCAGAGGGACGTCAAGTGATTGATATTATACCTCCAGGACCAGAACTTCTTGTTTCAGAAGGCGAATCCATCAAACTTGATCAACCATTAACGAGTAATCCTAATGTGGGTGGATTTGGTCAGGGGGATGCAGAAATAGTACTTCAAGACCCATTACGTGTCCAAGGCCTTTTGTTCTTCTTGGCATCCGTTATTTTGGCACAAATCTTTTTGGTTCTTAAAAAGAAACAGTTTGAGAAGGTTCAATTGTCCGAAATGAATTTCTAG
- the LOC110668645 gene encoding LOW QUALITY PROTEIN: ribulose bisphosphate carboxylase large chain (The sequence of the model RefSeq protein was modified relative to this genomic sequence to represent the inferred CDS: substituted 1 base at 1 genomic stop codon), with translation MSCREGLMSPQTETKASVGFKAGVKDYKLTYYTPEYQTKDTDILAAFRVTPQPGVPPEEAGAAVAAESSTGTWTTVWTDGLTSLDRYKGRCYGIEPVPGEENQYIAYVAYPLDLFEEGSVTNMFTSIVGNVFGFKALRALRLEDLRIPPAYSKTFQGPPHGIQVERDKLNKYGRPLLGCTIKPKLGLSAKNYGRAVYECLRGGLDFTKDDENVNSQPFMRWRDRFLFCAEAIYKAQAETGEIKGHYLNATAGTCEEMIXRAVFARELGVPIVMHDYLTGGFTANTSLAHYCRDNGLLLHIHRAMHAVIDRQKNHGMHFRVLAKALRLSGGDHIHAGTVVGKLEAERDNTLWYVDLQRDDLIENDRSRGIYLTQDWVSLPGVIPVASGGIHVWHMPALTEIFGDDSVLQFGGGTLGHPWGNAPGAVANRVALEACVQARNEGRDLAREGNDIIREASKWSPELAAACEVWKEIKFEFEAVDTL, from the coding sequence ATGAGTTGTAGGGAGGGACTTATGTCACCACAAACAGAGACTAAAGCAAGTGTTGGATTCAAGGCTGGTGTTAAAGATTATAAATTGACTTATTATACTCCTGAGTATCAAACCAAAGATACTGATATCTTGGCAGCATTCCGAGTAACTCCTCAACCTGGAGTTCCGCCTGAGGAAGCAGGAGCTGCGGTAGCTGCTGAATCTTCTACTGGTACATGGACAACTGTGTGGACCGATGGACTTACCAGTCTTGATCGTTATAAAGGACGATGCTACGGCATCGAGCCTGTTCCTGGGGAAGAAAATCAATATATTGCTTATGTAGCTTACCCATTAGACCTTTTTGAAGAAGGTTCTGTTACTAACATGTTTACTTCCATTGTGGGTAATGTATTTGGGTTCAAAGCCCTACGCGCCCTACGTCTGGAGGATTTGCGAATCCCTCCTGCTTATTCTAAAACTTTCCAAGGGCCGCCTCATGGCATCCAAGTTGAGAGAGATAAATTGAACAAGTATGGTCGCCCCCTATTGGGTTGTACTATTAAACCAAAATTGGGTCTATCCGCTAAGAATTACGGTAGAGCAGTTTATGAATGTCTTCGCGGTGGACTTGATTTTACCAAAGACGATGAGAATGTGAACTCCCAACCATTTATGCGTTGGAGAGACCGTTTCTTATTTTGTGCCGAAGCAATTTATAAAGCACAGGCTGAAACAGGTGAAATCAAAGGACATTATTTGAATGCTACTGCAGGTACATGCGAAGAAATGATCTAAAGGGCTGTATTTGCCAGAGAATTAGGAGTTCCTATCGTAATGCATGACTACTTAACAGGGGGATTCACTGCAAATACTAGCTTGGCTCATTATTGCCGAGATAATGGTTTACTTCTTCACATTCACCGCGCAATGCATGCAGTTATTGATAGACAGAAGAATCATGGTATGCATTTTCGTGTACTAGCTAAGGCCTTACGTCTATCTGGTGGAGATCATATTCACGCCGGTACCGTAGTAGGTAAACTTGAAGCGGAAAGAGACAATACTTTGTGGTATGTTGATTTACAGCGTGatgatttaattgaaaatgatcgAAGCCGTGGTATTTATTTAACTCAAGATTGGGTCTCTCTACCAGGTGTTATACCTGTAGCTTCAGGGGGTATTCACGTTTGGCATATGCCTGCTCTGACCGAGATCTTTGGAGATGATTCCGTACTACAATTCGGTGGAGGAACTTTAGGGCACCCTTGGGGAAATGCACCCGGTGCCGTAGCTAATCGAGTAGCTCTAGAAGCATGTGTACAAGCTCGTAATGAGGGACGTGATCTTGCTCGTGAGGGTAATGATATTATCCGTGAGGCTAGCAAATGGAGTCCTGAACTAGCTGCTGCTTGTGAAGTATGGaaggaaattaaatttgaatttgaagcagtggataCTTTGTAA